In Tenacibaculum sp. 190524A02b, the genomic stretch CTTTTTCAATTGTTAATCCACTAATAATACCAACTTGCCCCCAAATTGTTACTTCATCTTCAATAACATTACATCCTGCAATTCCTGTTTGAGCTGCTACCAAACATTTTTTTCCAATATAAGTGTCATGCCCTATATGAACTTGATTATCTATTTTTGTTCCTTTACCTATAATAGTATCTCCAGTTACTCCTCTATCTATTGTACAAGAAGCTCCAAGCTCTACATCATCTTCAAGAACAACCCTTCCTCCCGAGATTAACTTATCAAATCCTTCTGCTCTATTTTTATAATAAAACGCATCACTTCCTAAAACAGAGTTTGAGTGTATAATTACATTATCTCCAATCACACAGTTGTTATTAATACTAACATTTGCATGTATAAGACAATTCTTACCTATAACTACATTTTCTCCAACAAAGACATTAGGTTGAATAATTGTATTCTCTCCAATGATTGCTGTATTTGAAATACTTTCTTTTGATGCTATAAATGGATTAAAGTGATTTGTTAATGTATTAAAATCTCTAAAAGGATCATCTGATATTAACAAAGACTTACCTTCTGGACAATCTACTTTTTTATTTATGAGTACAGTTGTAGCTTTAGATTGTAATGCTTTATCATAATACTTAGGGTGATCTACAAAAACAATATCACCTTTTTCTACTACATGTATTTCATTTATTCCAGTTATTGGAAAGTCTTCAGCTCCCACAAATTCAACATTTAGAAGGGAGGCAATGGTTTTTAGTGTTTGCGGTTGTTTGAATTTCATGTAAAAACAAAATTCCCGCTTTGTGCGGGAATTACTTTTTTATTATTCCTTGATACGTTCTGTATAAGCTCCTTTTTCTGTATCTATTTTAATTTTATCTCCTTCATTAATGAACAAAGGAACATTAATTCTAGCTCCAGTTTCAACTGTTGCTGGCTTGGTAGCATTAGTAGCTGTATTACCTTTTACACCAGGTTCAGTATGTGTTACTTCTAAAATAACATGTGAAGGCATCTCTACTGATAAAGGTAATCCATCTTCTGTATTAATTAATACAGTTACTATCTCTCCTTCTTTCATTAAATCAGGTGCATCTAATACTGATCTTTGTAATGTTATTTGGTTATAGTCTTCAGTATTCATGAAGTGATAACTATCCCCTTCTGGATACAAGTATTGAAACTTATGAGTTTCTACACGAACATCTTCTATTTTATGCCCTGCAGAAAATGTATTATCTATTACTTTTCCTGACGTTACACTTTTTAATTTAGTTCTAACAAATGCTGGACCTTTACCAGGTTTTACATGTAAAAATTCAATAATTTTAAATATATCGTGGTTGTATTTAATACATAATCCTTTTTTAATGTCTGAAGTTGTTGCCATTTTTAATTTAAATGTTTTTATTAATAATTAAACTCCCTAATTTCAAGGTTTAGTTAGCTTTAAAATATCCTTTCATTATTCCTCTATGAGAATCTTTTATAAACTGTAGAATTTCATCTCTCTCTGGAGTAGCTTCCATTTCAGCTTCAATTATTTCTACAGCTTGTGTATTATTATAATTTTTTTGATATAAAATTCTATAAACATTTTGAATTTCCCTAATTTTTTCTGTTGAAAAACCTCTTCTTCTTAATCCTACAGAATTAATACCAACATATGATAACGGTTCACGTGCAGCTTTTACATATGGAGGTACGTCTTTACGAACTAAAGACCCTCCTGTAACAAATGCATGATTACCTACAGAAGCAAATTGATGAACAGCAACCATACCCGCCAATACTACATTATCACCAACAGTTACATGCCCTGCTAGTGTAGTATTATTAGAAAAAATACAATTATTTCCAACAATACAATCATGTGCAATATGACTATATGCCATTACTAAACAATTATCTCCTATAATTGTTTTCATTCTATCTACTGTTCCTCTATTTATAGTTACACATTCTCTTATTGTAACGTTATCACCTATAATAACAGTAGTTTCTTCATCATTAAACTTCAAGTCTTGTGGTATCGCTGAAATTACCGAGCCAGGAAAAATTCTACAATTTTTCCCTATTCGAGCACCTTCCATAATTGTTACATTAGAACCTATCCACGTACCTGAACCTATTTCTACGTTCGCATGAATTGTTGTAAATGGTTCAATAACTACATTTCTAGCTATTTTTGCTTGTGGATGAACGTAAGCTAAAGGTTGATTCATAATTATTTAACTTTTGATATTTGCGCCATAAGCTCAGCTTCACAAACTAACTTCCCATTAGCATAAGCATAAGCTTGCATGTGTGCAATTCCTCTTCTTATTGGTGTTATTAACTCACTTTTAAAAATTAAAGTGTCACCTGGTAAAACCTTTTGTTTAAATTTAACATTATCTATTTTCATAAAGTAAGTTAAATAATTTTCAGGATCCGGCACTGTGCTTAATACTAAAATTCCTCCACATTGCGCCATAGCTTCAACTTGTAACACACCTGGCATTACTGGTGCTCCTGGAAAATGCCCAACAAAAAAATCTTCATTCATTGTAACATTCTTCATTCCTACAACATGTTTATCGCTAAGTTCCAAAATCCTATCAACTAACAAAAAAGGAGGTCTATGAGGTAGGATACTCATTATTTTATGTATATCCATCAAAGGTTCCTCATTTAAATCATAAACAGGAACATTGTTTCTCTTCTCTTGCTTAATAATTTTAGCCAGTTTTTTTGCAAAAAGTGTGTTAACTAAATGTCCTGGTTTATTAGCTATTACTTTCCCTCTTATTTTAGTACCTACCAACGCTAAATCACCAACTACATCTAATAATTTATGTCTTGCTGCTTCATTAGCCCAATGCAAAGTTAAATTATCCAAAATACCATTTGGTTTAACCGCTATATTTTCTTTCTTAAATGCCTTCTTTAATTTTACCATAGTTTCATCAGATAATTCTTTATCCACATATACTATAGCATTATTTAAATCTCCTCCTTTGATAAGATCATTCTCTAATAACATTTCAATTTCATGCAAAAAACTAAAAGTTCTTGCAGCTGAAATCTCTTCTTTAAAGTCTGATATTGTATTTAATGTTGCATTTTGAGTTCCTAATATCTTCGTTCCAAAATCAACCATTGTTGTTACTTGGTACTCATCAGAAGGCATTAAAATAATTTCACTTCCTGTAGATTCATCTTTATAAGTAATTATTTCTTTTACTACATACTCTTCTACTTCTGCTTCTTGCTCTACTATTTCAGCTTTTTCCAAAGCTTCTACAAAAAACTTTGATGAACCATCCATTATTGGTGGCTCAGAAGCATTTACTTCTATAATTAAATTATCAATCCCAAGACCAACAGCAGCTGCTAAAACATGTTCAGAAGTTTGTATTTGAACTCCTTTCTTTTCAAGGTTTGTTCCTCTTTGGGTATTTGTTACAAATTCAGCTCTTGCTTCAATTGTTGGCATACCTTCTAAATCAACTCGTACAAATGCATAACCATTATTAACTGGCGCTGGTTTAAAAGTCATACTCACTTCATTACCAGTATGTAAACCCACACCTGATAATGTTACTTCATTTTTTATTGTTGTTTGATTTTTACTCATTTTTTTTCTTTTGAGTATT encodes the following:
- a CDS encoding UDP-3-O-(3-hydroxymyristoyl)glucosamine N-acyltransferase, with translation MKFKQPQTLKTIASLLNVEFVGAEDFPITGINEIHVVEKGDIVFVDHPKYYDKALQSKATTVLINKKVDCPEGKSLLISDDPFRDFNTLTNHFNPFIASKESISNTAIIGENTIIQPNVFVGENVVIGKNCLIHANVSINNNCVIGDNVIIHSNSVLGSDAFYYKNRAEGFDKLISGGRVVLEDDVELGASCTIDRGVTGDTIIGKGTKIDNQVHIGHDTYIGKKCLVAAQTGIAGCNVIEDEVTIWGQVGIISGLTIEKGTVLMAQTGVTKNLKKATYFGTPQREYRQTLREVVYLKNATNKDKK
- the efp gene encoding elongation factor P; protein product: MATTSDIKKGLCIKYNHDIFKIIEFLHVKPGKGPAFVRTKLKSVTSGKVIDNTFSAGHKIEDVRVETHKFQYLYPEGDSYHFMNTEDYNQITLQRSVLDAPDLMKEGEIVTVLINTEDGLPLSVEMPSHVILEVTHTEPGVKGNTATNATKPATVETGARINVPLFINEGDKIKIDTEKGAYTERIKE
- the lpxA gene encoding acyl-ACP--UDP-N-acetylglucosamine O-acyltransferase, with the protein product MNQPLAYVHPQAKIARNVVIEPFTTIHANVEIGSGTWIGSNVTIMEGARIGKNCRIFPGSVISAIPQDLKFNDEETTVIIGDNVTIRECVTINRGTVDRMKTIIGDNCLVMAYSHIAHDCIVGNNCIFSNNTTLAGHVTVGDNVVLAGMVAVHQFASVGNHAFVTGGSLVRKDVPPYVKAAREPLSYVGINSVGLRRRGFSTEKIREIQNVYRILYQKNYNNTQAVEIIEAEMEATPERDEILQFIKDSHRGIMKGYFKAN
- a CDS encoding bifunctional UDP-3-O-[3-hydroxymyristoyl] N-acetylglucosamine deacetylase/3-hydroxyacyl-ACP dehydratase, producing the protein MSKNQTTIKNEVTLSGVGLHTGNEVSMTFKPAPVNNGYAFVRVDLEGMPTIEARAEFVTNTQRGTNLEKKGVQIQTSEHVLAAAVGLGIDNLIIEVNASEPPIMDGSSKFFVEALEKAEIVEQEAEVEEYVVKEIITYKDESTGSEIILMPSDEYQVTTMVDFGTKILGTQNATLNTISDFKEEISAARTFSFLHEIEMLLENDLIKGGDLNNAIVYVDKELSDETMVKLKKAFKKENIAVKPNGILDNLTLHWANEAARHKLLDVVGDLALVGTKIRGKVIANKPGHLVNTLFAKKLAKIIKQEKRNNVPVYDLNEEPLMDIHKIMSILPHRPPFLLVDRILELSDKHVVGMKNVTMNEDFFVGHFPGAPVMPGVLQVEAMAQCGGILVLSTVPDPENYLTYFMKIDNVKFKQKVLPGDTLIFKSELITPIRRGIAHMQAYAYANGKLVCEAELMAQISKVK